CATGATGCTAATGGTGCATTTACACAAGGCTTGTCTATGCTGGCTTTATGCCCCATCCAGGGGTCAAGCCTGCAGAAATTGCTAGTGTAAACGCAGCCTCTTAACATAATCTGGTTTGTGCTAGTTTCAAAACAAAATCTTCGTTTCAGTTTcagtaattatttaaaacatgtatgataagttgacatttgtttttgtcgctgttgttgttttttttatattattttcagtACTCCAACATAGTTGGAATGCTTTGACACCTGGTTACAGAGAGGGACGTTATATTAGGTAAAATCAAAGAGCCTTCATGTTTTGTTATATCTCCCACAGGTTTATTTTTCTAGTATCCATTTAGACAAATGCAGCATCAGGGTAAGCACATTAACTAATCTACCTTGTATGAGAACTGTACAGCCAATCATAGCTCTGCGGCTACCAGTGGgctgaaacaaaaatattttaattgttctgaaaagtgtaaaataaagatttgGAGGTTGTGAGTCATACTTTTTTTGGCAAAGCATAATGTGCTGCAGCAGATATTTACTCATTAAATTGTTATGATGTCTTGATTGCTCTTCCAAAGTATGTAACTAGATATGGGGAGTAGTTATTTCCATGATACCACAGACACTCAGGCTGTATATAAATAGCTACTGTAAGAAAAATCAAGATTCTTTCCTAATAGTTCTAATCAATGCAATACTTCTGCTGTTCCTCATTCATTATCATCCCCCTCAATGCAATGATGTAGTTTATCCAATacagatatataaaaataatatacagtagattCAGCTACACAAAGTACAAGCCAAATAGAATAATCTCTTGGTAAGAACTAATTTACCCTTGATACTTAGTGTACCCCAGCAAATACGATGCTGCAAGTTCATTGGCATCAGCCACAAACAGAAAGCAGGCCCTACTGCTATAAAACTGTGTTCAAAAGAGGTGAGATTCTATTAAAAAAATTGTAACCGGTTAAACTGAAATaaagtgccatttttttttttttaaatcacagatgTGTTCTTTTTGTAGTACCACTGAGTAGGATTAAATTTTGTATTCAGGGCATAATTGGTCACTTGACCGACTGGTAAACATATCTAAAATAGTTGTTATATCCTGTTTGTTTATGTTAGCGAATTTGAATGTATACAGTAAAGTGTGTTATTTGAACATCAAAATTCAAATATAACTTTCAAACGCATACAGTTTATATTTGTTTgtgtagatatatttttttttcagagaacATTACTAATATAGATACATTTTCAGTATGAaggtatttttaattaaaacattttcaaagaaatAAAGTGTAGAAACAAATGGTAGTGAAAGAAAAAACTCACATTATTTATCATACATAGCTTAACATTTTTCTTTAGAGTTTTAAGGTGTATGAAGCTAAGTTAAGTTTTATGCAATTTCAAATGTTTTCTCTTAACATATGATAATATTAGTATTATACAGGTACCAAACACAGCTAAGACCaaacattttgcttttgtggatcaggaaaaaaaagttacaaaaaatagacaTCTACAGGTATTTatgacagcattttttttttttgcaaaactccaaaaatgataattcaaaagtattgatatcctttgatgctatgatagtattgtctacaaggtgctagaaattttaATATGAATATgatagaaaagtctagaaaatgctggattgcaggtgaacattcttagagagtataaaagggttaggaataggatgattgctgtcattaccaataagtcaatatggagaaaaataaagagctatctgaaggtcgagtattgcatggtgaaggttcAATGGTctcaggccaaggaaaaagccactcttaggaaaacgtcacaaggacaattgtttaatgtttgcaaaatggcatttgaatgatggatatgagttctggaggttttgtgaagtgatgaaacaaaaattgagctattttGTCACGCTGCTAGTCGTTATGTTTGgtgaaagtctggtgaggcgtacaaagaaaaaacaccatacctactgtcaagcatggaggtggtaatatccttctatggggctgtttttcctctaatggcacaggaaatctaGTTCctgtacatggtaaaatggattccacagcataccaaaagatactggccaatcatctgaaaccctctgctacaaaacttggtttaaagcgcaactggacgttccaacacaacaacaatccaaagcacacatcaaaatctaattcagaatggttaaagaagaataaaatcaaggttctggaatggccttgtcaaagtcctgatctaaatcctattgagaatcggagttgaagaaggctgtgcacaagagaagtcctcagattttgaatgaactgaaacaattctccgttgaagaatggtcaaaaatcactaaaaaaTTGTGCGAAAAGCTcgttgacaaatatcctaatcgtttaaaagaggttatcattgctaaaggtgtctcaactagctattaatttcattttccttgtcagggtatgaatacttttgaatttgcatttttggagttttgcaaaaagaaaaaaaaatgctaaaataaacaattgtagacatctatttcttgaaaaaaaaaaatgtcctcatccacaaaagcaaaacgtttgctacaaaagatttttcctaaattacttttttataaattttcattggggtatgtaaactttcgactacaactatatatatatatatatatatatatatatatatatatatatatatatatatatatatatatatatatatatacatataatgatTCTGGGAACCTGACACCATTGAAGCATTCCTGAAACTTTAAAATGGATTTATGTTTCCTTCACCCCCTTAGTAGCAAAAGTATGTTGGCAATTTTAAAACTGATGTCTTACCAAGTTGTACTTGCCATAGCTCGGCTTAGGTTTGAATTATAATAACCACAGATGATTCACATAGTATTGTATTGCATTCACATGGTGTtgcatgtatatatgtatgtacagcATGTGATCCTTTTGCAGTAGGTAATTACGTTTTTTCAAAGATGTTTCCCACCAGTTTTCCCTTTGGTCTGTTACTGTGGTAACCATACAAACCAAAAACTCACAAAGAGACCCACCTACAGGAGTGTCAGGAGTTGTAGACAGTAGTTCAGTCTGTGAGTTATGGAGTGTAACAAAAATGTTTCAGTGTACACTTTGGTAGGACAGGAACATCAAGCGGGTAATTGAAACAGTAATGATCTGATTACACAAGGCAGAGGggaaagctgtgtgtgtgttagtgatGTGTAATGTGGGATGAGAGTATAATTTCCATACGCCAACTACTAATGTAAGGTTTACGCACTGtagcaataaaaacaaaccattaaACTTGCAAGTCTAACACTGTCAGGAAgtataaattcatttttaaaactcaGCAGTTGCTATACAAAGGCCTTTCCTTTACTGTTCCTTGATTCCTGATTTTCATTAAAAGCTTAACATTGAGCAGGCATATGGCAATTTGCTGCCTCCAGAAGTCAATAAAAGCAACAACTGGGCAATGGCTTTACTGTAAAGCAATTCAAGGACTATTTTGTCTTTGCGTTGTGGTCAGGCTCCTCCAGTACAAATGCAGTCCAGATGAGGCTCTGGTTTGTAGTAATGAACTAAATAAGAGGCTTCAGGACAAATCCTCCATCAAACCCATTGCCCAAAATCAACCACATAGAAGCTTGAGCAAGTAGTGGTCAGTGCACATGTTAACGTGGGGAGGGGGTTACAGCAGTAAAAACTGCAAAATCTTAATGAGGTTACTAAAACCAAAGTCATCTGAGAAATTTTACAAGATGTGTACTGACCACATCGTGCACATAAAACTAGGCCAAAGGTTACAAAGCAGAATCCCTTTTAATAAGCTCCACTTTTAGATCCTACACTGTTAAGGGCTGTGAGTCAACAATACTAATTAGCATGGGATGAGCTTCTATGAAAGCTATTATTATTGACCAGGGGAGATAGTAAGATAAATGTTGTAATTAGACAGAATTTTTTTAGCTATGGAGAAATGTAATTAATGGTTACCAGTTCCCATgagatgttttgttttatataatctTGAGCACACATGGAAAATTGTTTCTATCTTATCACTGGTAGCTCTGTAATTCTTAAGTTATAAGGTAGTAAAATGATAAGAGGGTGACACATTTTTTACAGTTAAGCCTGATTTCACTCCAACTTATCCAGGTATTCCACACATTTTACCAGATTACCATTTGCCAGGAAGCaattctgtaatataaaaacCCTCAAAAAATGTGATCTTAAAGCTGCAAAAATCTAAGTAAACTAGTTATCGATTACACATGTACTACCCTTTTTTTGTTTACCAACCATAcaaatagatagacagacagacagacagacagacagacagacagacagacagacagacagacagacagatagatagatagatagatcgatcgatagatcgatagatagatagatagatagtatgaGCAAAATTTGAACAACCCATATGGACCTGTTTCTGTAAAGGTTAATAGAATTGcagtatatgtaaataaaaaattatattaacaaATATTTGATTTGATCTTTTTCGAGGGTTTATTAAGCCAGACCTAGgggataacactatgtaacacaatttgtgttcctgggtagtaagtgttatttcctaattgcttatgcctcaaaagtatagaaaatggctattattctccacaaactttgcttttgtgaccaggagtgatattttgaaatttacctatttccaatgagaaaacgggtgaatttgtgtcttttcgttcacataaagtcagaaaaaaacaatatatgaatccaaatgaacatgtatttatactaaagtaatacaaaaatgactacaaaagatttagaagtgagtagtttttcgagatttacgattatactgtaaatcactttcacgaatcagcccccaaatgtagtctcccatcatgttctcgttatactgtccttcattgacagctcatccaggagcctcaaagccgtgctgctccataatggtaacaagtacccgtctcttcccctggctcactcggtgcacctcaaagaggtttacaacagcatcaagaccttgctggacgccttgaagtatgatgagtacggctgggacccccggaaggtgctgatgccaccattgcatatcaaattgggccttatgaaaatttgtcagagctctagataaggagtcggcagccttcaagtaccttcaagacttctttactaagctgtctgaggcaaaggtcaaagctggtgtcttcgtcggaccacagataaagaagatcctggagtgcaatgaattccccaagaagctcactagtaaggagaaagcggcttggaatagctttgtcgcagtggttcggggcttcctgggcaatcacaaggccgaaaactatgtggagctggttgagactctggtgaagaactacggcacaatgggctgtaggatgtccctcaaagtccatatccttgatgctcatcttgataaattcaaggagaacatgggagcgtactcggaggagcaaggcgagcgcttccaccaggatatactggactttgaacgccgctaccaaggacagtataacgagaacatgatgggagactacatttgggggctgattcgtgaaagtgaaagtgaaaatctcgaaaaactactcacttctaaatcttttgtagtcatttttgtattactttattataaatacatgttcatttggattcatatgttgtttttttctgactttatgtgaatgaaaagatacaaattcgcccgttttctcattggaaataggtaaatttcaaaatatcactgtcctggtcacaaaagcaaagtttgtggggaataatagccattttctatacttttgaggcataagcaattaggaaataacacttactacccaggaaccaaaaaaaaaaaaaaattgttacacggtgtaatcattgTATTTCAGGATGAAGTACCTTTCTGAAAGTTATGTATTGACTTGTCAACAGCTATAAATAGAAGCCAATTAATTGATGAGCTTGTGCAATACTTTGGACAGACTACTGCAAAATGTATGTGGGGAACTGGTCAAGGTTTACTAAGAGGAGAAATGGCTATTTCTATGCATGTGCTTGTATTTAGGCAAACCTTATTACTAGAACATCTGTATCATAAATTCTAGACTGTTTGAAAAATAAACCATTTGGTCAGTGACAACATGCATAAATTAATACAACCTTTCAGAATACCCCAAAAAGGATGGATGTTTTAAGCACATCTAAGTCCTGATGAAACGATCTACATTGTCtatgtgtaaataaaaaataaaaataaaaaaacacaataatgataAATATAAATAAGACTTTTTAATTGCTTATCAATGGCTGAAGGTAGGGAGGTtttcaatgaaaaaacaaacactggttGGTGTCAATATTTTGCACAAGAAAATATCATTTGTTCCCAAGGACATAATCATTCAACTGATGTTGGCATATTGTGTTATTGTACTTcttaaacttatttaaaaaaaaaaattaaaaaaaaacatttttcgcTTTTGTTTCACATTGTTGTACTTGCAAGCCTTGTGTTTAACATAGTATTATGATTTAATGACAAAGCAGAAATGCTCCACAATGCACGTTTCACAACTCAATTCAAATTCATATATACTGTAAAGGTCTACCTCAGCCTTCACATATTTAGTTTACATAAAGATGTTCAACAGCTGCAATGCTTCCTTAGAGTGCTTTGTGACTTTAGTTCAATGTTCATGCTTGAACTCACTTAAAGTTGAATAACGGGTCCATTTTGCCTCTAGCGGCTGTCTAATTAAACCACCTGTAAAATGCAATTCTATGTTACAGTGTTGGATTTTTACTTAACTACAATTACTATTGTATGCATACCACACTTCCAAACCTTCATCTCATTATCTGAAAGCTTTTTAAGAGTGCTATGCCAAAAATCTTAATGTGCcacatgtcaaaaaaaaaaaaaaaaactctttgaaATGTGCTGACCTCGCCTCAATGTGCATTTAAGCTGCTACCAATTTGTTTGCCATATTTTGCCCaaatttttcaaaaaaaaaaaagttaatactgTATGTCCACCACTCTTTTTAGGGCCCCATTCCTGAGGCTTTATACAGTCTTTAAAGTAgaacatattattaaataaaaaaaattaaaattctgTGTGGCAAAACCATAAAGTATGGTTATATTTATAAAGCCAGCAATACTCTTTTTCATCAAAATGTATAGATATTTTTTGACTTGCAGTTAAGACTTtccagaaatagaaaaaaaaaacaaaaaaccttaaaTACCGAACTAAAGTCGAATTATGTGTGGATTAGAACTGAATAGCTGTGTAAGTACAAATGTTATTACATTCAACTAGCATAAGAACACATTGCATGTTGTGCTTTTAACACCAGGAAATTACTTAACACTTTTCTATACAGTATACTGCTTGGTGGGTTAGTCACGTGCAGTTTTCACCTAATCTATTATTAAATTTAAGATGAATATTGTTAACtagttatacaaaaataaaataaataaactcttcCATGTCTGGTTTTTGGACAAATTTACATTTCTTTCCAGTCTGGAATAAAAATGTTACCCAACTCTGACTGGTTGAAGGCTTGTAGATGGGCCCCAGGGAAATGTTCAAACGTTCATTATAGAAGTCTTGAAAATATAAGTCAAGGCTAGACAGGGTTTAAGAGGACCAtgatgggtagtaaagcacttaTGTTTATATTAGCCTCACTCCTTGCCCCGAAATGTCAAATACCTCACACCTTGTTACCTTCTTACTGACCAAAAAGTTAACTTCccagtacatttaaaacaatataactTAAAAACCCACTGTGGGAGGACCATGTACCCACACACTAAGTATGTCTCCCTTGTCTAGTAATATAATATGACACCCGGACTCTTGTTTTCTCTGTCCATGGTTTAACAGCTCATCCAGCTGAACcatgtttttttcctttaatgCTGAACATTATAGATCATTAGCTTTAGTTGACCCTTATCTAACATGCGACCTTTACAGTAGAAGTTTTCTGGTAGTCATcttgtgtattttaaaatgcacacaGTTAAAACatctatacttttttttaaaattatgtacaAACCCTATATTTTTCTTATGATTACATATAAATACAAATTAGCTATTTACTAAAAAAGTGGTTataatagtaataaatacaaaataagaattTGAGCATTCTACTTCATGTGCTGGGTTTGAGCCCATATACAATGTAcatcagaaatacattttaaaaattatttaaaaaggaataaTTCTCtgattacaatatttattttcccAATTTATTTTTAGTAgacataactatatatatatatatttatttatttatttattttcaaaatagctgttatttttaatgttatatatatatatatatatatatatatatataaagtcttcATTGGGAAATATTAAAGTGTCAACAAGATTGCTGTTTAATGACAGCCACAGCCCTCCACAACCATATCCTGATAGTTCTTTAATACAACTTTTTCATATTCATCAAGGTAGAGCATAGAAATTGCGCTGAGTTCTGTTGGCACGCAGCAGGCCTTGGGGATATTTGAATTTACTGAGTTGACTAAAGTCTGCACAATGGCGTGATTTGTTGAATTTAGGTGATCTGCTAATGGAAAAGGACACTCTCCTTGGCAGTAAAAAGCATGGTACCCTGGTGGGGCAACTATCCAGTCATTCCACCCAACGTCACTGAAGTCCACATATAAGGGGTGCCTCCTACAGCTGGCTTTAAGCCTCTTTTTTTGCTTCGGTTTCCCTTGCCGTTTCTCCCTTTTATGAAGAACGTGTCCTTTGCCATCATGGCTAAAAGTTACTAATAAGGGCCTCACTTGAGGCCAACTTTCTTCGTCATCATGCAAAGATCTGCTGATCCGTACATGCTTTTTTGAGTCTTTCCCCTCAGTGTCTAAGTGGACAACCTCCACCATAAAACCATGGTTGGCATGCCCATGCATGATCCACCTCATGACTGCTGGGCTCACATCAAAGCTCTCCCATTTGCTCTGACTGTGTTGCACCAGCCTAGTATCGAGAAGTCTTGTTATAGGCTCCTTTGAGGAAGATGCTGGTTTTATAACTTCATAAATGTTAATGCGATGATAGCCACTGCTGCTGTTTGCAATGGCATCCCGGACCTGATTGCGAAAAATCCTAAGTTCTGCAGACGTGATAAGCTCCTCCCCTGGAATGGATGTAAGATTAAAGAAGAATAGCTGTAAAGTTTTCCCACTCTTGCCAGACAGCTCCTCCAAGGATTCTGTTGATTAAACAAAAAAGGACACTATGTTATTTAGGatctgtgctgtgcaatactgtactgcatgaaaaaatatacttttttccATACATAATCACTAGACACCTAGCACCTAGTTAAAGTTAATCTACATTTCTATGgcagtgtttaaaataaatcaactgTCAACATGTACATGATACacacacttttctttattttttttttagatccctGATATTTGAGGTAGGCTAAGGGCATAATTTGGCTAGGTACTTTCACAGCTATAAAATCTATTCAAAATCAAAATTGTAGAGATAGTCTTAAGTCTTAAAAAGGGAATGGCAGATTGCCATAACAGGTTAGTTATTTCCTGCCAAGTACATGTCCTTTTAAGACCATTAGCATAGCACTGGTCTGTATAGACTATTACCATGAACAACATCTGTTATTTAAATAGGTTTGATAAATGACTTCTACAAATGAAGATATGTATTTCAAAATAGGTGGCAGCATATCACTTAATGAATAAGATTTAACTCAAAACtaagtgagaaaaaaaatatgtacaccGTATTAACACTTAATATGCAATGTTTACATATGGTATACaagatttatatttaaatactagCCTCCTAATCTGTCAAACTTGAATTTCAAGACGAAAAGGGAAAATagcacaaaatgtgaaaactatgCTTACCTAAAGTAAGAATATATTATTTAGAtaggaaaaacaaatgtaatattctAAGAGGCAAAGAAACGGACACATTGTAAGCAACACTCAATATACACTGTACCCTAACCTGTACATCTGATACCTTGCAAAGTGTCTGCTGGAGGAAATAATTGTTTTCAACCCCACAGGTAGAAATAGCATTAATAATTCAGGCACCTGTTAGAATTAAAAACGGACAATGGTTCAGCTGCTGGTGCTGCCAAGTAAGAATTAAAACACCAGTTTCACGCACAAAAtctgaatatattgtagcgaaataagttaacgcagacaggcgcatcacacagggcgaggaaagAGACACACAGGCGAAGGGCGGGTGCGAACgagggacctctcgcactaaagcacagctccgataccgctgtacaaatgAACcgactcctttgcaaggagcgtatatgtctctatgtgtgattacgtcacttaccagccctactgctggcTGCctccccccgtgcacgctacaatatatttaacTTTTCACTGGGACGTAAATAGTTGCTTCTGATGTAAAATCTAAACATAAACTTGGCAAATACTACTTTAAaacatatcaatataaaatatCGTCAAAATCAGAagatagaaacaaaacaaaaaaatctctaAAGAATTACTCATCATTGGCCAACATGTACACACGTAGAGATACATACATCGGTTCACATAACATCTGTGGATCTCGACTAATATTCTAGAGCTAGAAAACTGGACTATTGGTTGTTCAATTAATAGGCCTATTAATAATTAAGGATTTGAAATTATCAACAAGCAGTTTCTAGATGGTTATAGCGCAACCCGATCTTATTTTGAGAACTATCATCTCCAGGTGCTTTtttaattgaagaaaaaaaataattgattataCATTGTGATTGTATGAATTATATAACAACCCTTCAAAACCCtaatataaaataacattaagtTTTTGAAAAAATGGTATATGGTACAAAGGCAAAATTAACATACAACCACAGCTACATCACAGTACAATAAATATTGTACTTTCCTTTTCGTGCTTAGTTACTGCTGTGTTTGTTTAACATGATACGATGTGCGTGTATTTTTGGCTTTATATTGTGTCTATCTAAGACAAATAACCACattaaaatcaatatataaaagTGGCATTATTATTAACCCCTAAATTCTCCCTGCCACTTCTGCTCCGCAAGATTTACAGGCTCTTACCTTCATGATGAAAACTCCTAACTGTGTTTGCGCGGCTGGCAGACCTATCTGGGTAGTGGCTCAAGGCCGATCCGGGACGATAGGGGCTTTCCTCCCCATTCCCCAGATGCATACGATAAAGGTCCAACATGTATTGCGGGATCACTGCGTTCTTGCTCGGATTTGGTCTCCGCTTCAACCCAAACATATTGAGGAGGCGAAGTTCAAACTCATTTAGAATGTCCTCAGATTGTTGCGGGCTTTGTCGACCCGATTCGCTAAATTTCTTTCGGCCGACGTCTGGAATGAGCCCGGCAGAACCTCCGAGCAGTACCTGGCAGAGCAGAAGCACCATAAGGGCACGGACCCCGGCGACCATGAtcaaactgagagagagagagagagagaaagagaaagagagagagagagagagagagagagaaagaaagagagagagagagagagaagagctgCGTGTCAGTATTTCAAAAAAACTTGAGTATTCGTGTTGACAATACAagaatgaaaatatttttttttaaaagaacaccttcatAACTGACATATGATCACAAAAGTGTAATGATAACCTCAAACAGCTTTCAGGGGTATTCAGAATTTAAAGTACCACAgggtaaaaaacaaataaataatgtaccttgatataaagaaaaaagtgCATCCCTTGAAATTACAAATGAGACGGGAAATGAAACGACATGAATATGGGAACAATGAAagagaaaaaatgtaaataaaaaaagatcaaaagCCAAGGAAGATCTAAACAAGAGAACCGAATCACCAAGGCAAATGCACAACAGTAGAATAAAAACACTGgacaaaaaaaagttaagaatCGCTTTTATAGGCTTAAGAACCATAAAATTAGTCAAGATCAAAAAGATAAACAGAAGGCTGAGgctagaaaaaaaagataaatagaaAAGGCGTGCTGCACGTGTGTAGATGAAGCTGTTTACGTTACATGAAGGTGTTGTGTCTGCAAAAGGATTAGATCATAGTTACAAGGCAGACAGGCAGCATACAGGTGTTAATCTACACGAACGTCTTTCCACTGCCAccagcacaaacacaaaaaaaaatcaactacCTTTAAGAAACTGTCGATCGACTAAGAAGCACTCTCTGACATGTCCACTATAACAATTTCCACATGAGAAATAAAGGCAAcggtaatatatttatttatatatccaaATGTGAGCtcctcaaaaaacaaaacaaaaaaaaaaaaaactgcgttaTAGCTGGAAGTTTGTGGGCATAATAGCGTCCTTCTTTTGCTGCCCTTTTCAGTTTACTTGAAGGTGTTTTCTTAAGTATAGATTTCGGGATGTAGTTCAATGTAACACAAATTAGTCGAATCTGAACAGCAAGCTCTCTCCTGACGATATGGTTCTTACTTCTTTCCATACAAACCCGCTCCTCCGTGGACCGGCAACCAAATACTAGGTGTTTCGTGCTCTCTGATTTGCGATTACCTGTGTAAGGAAGCGTTCAGTCCGGTCGTTGGTTTGCCTGCTTAATTTTAGTCCGATATTTTCCACATTACTTAGTGTTATTCCACACAGCTATCCTGCAGTAATTAGAAAGCCTCCACAGCACAGTCCGCTTCTTCTTACACATATTTTCAGCAGCTGTGAAGTAGGTAGGCGAAAAAGAATCGAGCCAAACTTTTCTGATACGAAAATATCACTCAAGTtttctccaaataaaaaaaaaacatacacacacacaacaggcaaGAACAGGCAATCTTTTTTTGTCAAATGAgctgtaataaaatgaatactAAAACCAACTTTCAGTGAGGTTATAATGTATTGCCGCTCATTACAAAAGCTAATGTTAAGACTGTTCGGAGTGTCTCCCTGTCTTAGCTCAGTAAGTCCCGCCCTCCCCGAGATGCTGTCACTCCCACCCGTTACAGAAACTCCAGACCGACTC
This sequence is a window from Acipenser ruthenus chromosome 6, fAciRut3.2 maternal haplotype, whole genome shotgun sequence. Protein-coding genes within it:
- the bmp2a gene encoding bone morphogenetic protein 2, whose product is MVAGVRALMVLLLCQVLLGGSAGLIPDVGRKKFSESGRQSPQQSEDILNEFELRLLNMFGLKRRPNPSKNAVIPQYMLDLYRMHLGNGEESPYRPGSALSHYPDRSASRANTVRSFHHEESLEELSGKSGKTLQLFFFNLTSIPGEELITSAELRIFRNQVRDAIANSSSGYHRINIYEVIKPASSSKEPITRLLDTRLVQHSQSKWESFDVSPAVMRWIMHGHANHGFMVEVVHLDTEGKDSKKHVRISRSLHDDEESWPQVRPLLVTFSHDGKGHVLHKREKRQGKPKQKKRLKASCRRHPLYVDFSDVGWNDWIVAPPGYHAFYCQGECPFPLADHLNSTNHAIVQTLVNSVNSNIPKACCVPTELSAISMLYLDEYEKVVLKNYQDMVVEGCGCH